A DNA window from Ipomoea triloba cultivar NCNSP0323 chromosome 10, ASM357664v1 contains the following coding sequences:
- the LOC116032513 gene encoding zinc finger protein GIS2-like, translated as MRPESRSRSRSRSRSRSPMDRKIRTQRYSYRDRDAPYKRDGRRGFSQNGLCKNCKRPGHFARECPNVAICHNCGLPGHIASECTTKSLCWNCREPGHMAGNCPNEGICHTCGKAGHRAKDCTAPALPPGDLRLCNNCFKQGHIAADCTNDKACKNCRKTGHLARDCQNDPVCNSCNISGHVARDCPKAGIVEERGPGHRAAGYRHAGFRDIMCRNCSQYGHMSQDCMTMMICHNCGGRGHYAYECPSGRFMDRFPRRY; from the exons ATGAGACCAGAAAGTCGAAGCAGAAGCAGAAGCCGGAGCAGAAGCAGAAGCCCAATGGATCGCAAGATCCGTACCCAACGGTATTCCTACCGTGACCGTGATGCACCATATAAGAGGGATGGACGTCGGGGTTTCAG CCAGAACGGTCTGTGCAAGAATTGTAAAAGGCCTGGTCATTTTGCTAGAGAGTGTCCTAATGTGGCAATATGCCATAATTGTGGCCTTCCCGG GCACATTGCATCTGAATGCACTACAAAATCTCTATGTTGGAACTGTCGAGAACCGGGCCACATGGCTGGGAATTGTCCAAATGAAGGAATCTGCCACACTTGTGGGAAGGCAGGACATCGTGCCAAAGACTGCACAGCTCCCGCTCTGCCGCCTGGTGACCTGAGGCTTTGCAACAATTGCTTCAAGCAAGGTCATATAGCAGCTGACTGCACTAATGACAAGGCATGCAAAAACTGTAGGAAGACTGGTCACCTGGCACGTGACTGTCAGAATGATCCCGTCTGCAATTCGTGCAACATATCTGGGCATGTTGCTAGAGATTGCCCAAAAGCTGGCATCGTTGAAGAGAGGGGTCCTGGCCATCGTGCTGCTGGATATCGGCATGCTGGATTTCGGGATATTATGTGTAGGAACTGCTCCCAGTATGGCCATATGAGTCAGGATTGCATGACCATGATGATCTGTCACAATTGCGGGGGAAGAGGACATTATGCATATGAATGTCCATCGGGAAGGTTTATGGACCGTTTTCCCAGGAGGTACTGA
- the LOC116032266 gene encoding kinesin-like protein KIN-7E yields the protein MGAIGGEELMKWEKMQGGGEEKILVLVRLRPLSEKEISRNEVSDWECINETTVLYRNSIQERSGFPSAYTFDSVFRGDCSTREVYEAGTKDIALSVVSGINSTIFAYGQTSSGKTYTMNGITEYTVADIYDYIQKHEERAFVLKFSAIEIYNEVVRDLLSSDNSPLRLLDDPEKGVIVEKLTEETLRDWSHLKELLSICEGQRQIGETYLNETSSRSHQILRLTIESSAREFIGKDNKTTLAASVNFVDLAGSERASQALSVGQRLKEGCHINRSLLTLGTVIRKLSKGRNGHINYRDSKLTRILQPALGGNARTAIICTLSPARSHVEQSRNTLLFACCAKEVTTNAQVNVVMSDKALVKHLQKELARLESELRTPGTCCDHVALLRKKDVQIEKLEKEIKELTKQRDLAQSRVEDLLQRNENDQHSSNMLKCSSYSSKPLEETTCDNECSVSGSENGENSVSSHLQQRKELAIGSEDETDEHCKEFRCIEMDESCTDHASELFELPNSNNRMLPVSRDAPDSDHELSPPSPIRNYFIQGATEQEMKDSRSLGLTRSRSCRANVMSDSFSSDPEIVGQCETTPPNGLEKDFPGRPEGFQRKHRKQPPVGYDANNPKLSRNDSQSSNGTAFIDELNSTSSAPGEEGIPSVDTFVAGLKEMAKLHQVEEAGMQDTRSIRSVKDVGLDPLVDPLDWPLEFERLQKRIIELWQTCNVSLIHRTYFFLLFKGDPMDSIYMEVEVRRLSFLKESFANGSPAVQGGKILTLASSLKALRREREMLRRLIHKRLMGDERHSIYHKWGITLNSKRRRHNLAHRVWSNTDTNHVTESAAIVAKLIGFSEQGEALKEMFGLSFTPPRMSRRSFGWRNSMASLL from the exons ATGGGAGCCATTGGTGGAGAAGAGTTGATGAAGTGGGAGAAAATGCAAGGGGGTGGAGAAGAGAAGATCTTGGTGTTAGTGAGATTGAGGCCACTGAGTGAAAAAGAGATTTCGAGGAATGAAGTTTCAGATTGGGAATGCATCAATGAGACTACGGTTTTGTATAGGAACAGCATTCAGGAGCGATCTGGGTTTCCGAGTGCTTATACATTTG ACAGCGTATTCAGGGGTGACTGCTCAACAAGAGAAGTGTACGAGGCAGGAACGAAAGACATTGCACTTTCAGTTGTTAGCGGTATCAATT caACTATTTTTGCGTATGGACAAACCAGCAGTGGAAAGACATACACCATGAATGGAATCACAGAGTATACTGTGGCggatatttatgattatatacaaaag CATGAAGAACGAGCATTTGTTTTGAAGTTTTCTGCTATAGAAATCTACAATGAAGTTGTTCGCGACCTCCTCAGCTCAGATAATTCTCCCCTAAGACTGCTTGATGATCCTGAG AAAGGAGTTATTGTTGAAAAACTCACAGAAGAAACTCTGAGAGATTGGAGTCATCTCAAGGAGCTCCTATCCATCTGTGAAG GTCAAAGACAAATCGGGGAGACTTACCTGAATGAAACAAGCTCGAGATCTCATCAAATTCTTAGATTG ACAATTGAAAGCTCTGCTCGCGAGTTTATAGGGAAGGACAACAAAACGACCCTAGCTGCTAGTGTG AACTTTGTTGACCTTGCTGGAAGTGAGCGTGCATCTCAGGCATTATCTGTTGGTCAAAGACTGAAGGAAGGCTGTCACATAAACCGTAGTTTACTCACTTTAGGAACTGTCATTCGCAAGTTAAG TAAGGGGAGAAATGGTCACATCAACTACAGGGATTCTAAGCTAACGCGTATTCTGCAGCCTGCCTTGGGTGGCAATGCTAGAACTGCTATAATATGCACATTAAGCCCTGCAAGAAGTCATGTTGAGCAATCACGAAATACTCTCTTATTTGCTTGTTGTGCGAAGGAAGTAACCACCAACGCACAAGTCAATGTGGTTATGTCTGACAAGGCTTTGGTGAAGCACTTACAGAAAGAGTTGGCTAGATTAGAGAGTGAACTGAGAACACCTGGAACTTGTTGTGATCATGTGGCACTGCTAAGGAAAAAAGATGTGCAGATCGAAAAG CTGGAGAAAGAGATTAAAGAACTAACAAAACAACGTGATCTTGCTCAATCACGGGTTGAGGATTTGCTGCAGAGGAATGAAAATGATCAGCATTCTAGCAATATG CTCAAATGCAGTAGTTATTCATCTAAACCCCTGGAAGAAACCACTTGTGACAATGAATGCTCGGTATCTGGGtcagaaaatggagaaaactctGTTTCGTCTCATCTACAGCAGAGAAAGGAACTTGCAATTGGGAGTGAAGATGAAACAGATGAGCATTGCAAGGAATTTCGCTGTATAGAAATGGATGAGTCTTGTACAGATCATGCTTCTGAATTATTTGAGTTACCTAACAGCAATAATCGAATGTTGCCAGTGTCCAGAGATGCACCAGATTCTGATCACGAGTTATCACCACCCTCACCTATAAGAAATTATTTCATTCAGGGAGCAACAGAGCAGGAAATGAAGGATTCTAGAAGCCTGGGGTTAACCAGAAGCAGAAGCTGTAGAGCCAATGTTATGTCTGATTCGTTTTCATCTGACCCTGAGATCGTTGGACAATGCGAGACAACCCCACCCAATGGATTGGAGAAAGACTTCCCCGGAAGACCTGAAGGCTTCCAAAGGAAACACCGGAAGCAACCTCCGGTGGGTTATGATGCAAACAACCCTAAACTGTCGAGAAACGATTCACAGTCTTCCAACGGTACAGCTTTCATAGACGAGCTTAACAGCACGAGCAGTGCCCCTGGCGAGGAGGGAATTCCAAGCGTTGACACATTTGTTGCTGGTCTGAAGGAAATGGCTAAGCTTCATCAG GTTGAAGAGGCAGGTATGCAGGATACTCGGTCCATAAGAAGTGTCAAAGACGTAGGATTGGATCCACTGGTGGATCCTTTGGATTGGCCTCTCGAGTTTGAAAGGCTGCAGAAACGGATAATTGAACTTTGGCAGACTTGCAATGTATCATTGATCCACAGGACATACTTTTTCCTGCTGTTTAAAGGTGACCCAATGGACTCCATTTACATGGAGGTAGAGGTTAGAAGGCTTTCCTTCCTCAAGGAATCATTTGCCAATGGAAGCCCTGCTGTCCAAGGTGGTAAAATACTCACACTTGCATCAAG CCTTAAGGCTCTTCGACGTGAGAGAGAGATGCTTCGGAGGCTCATCCATAAACGGCTAATGGGAGATGAAAGGCACTCCATCTACCACAAATGGGGCATTACACTGAACTCGAAGCGAAGGAGACATAATCTAGCTCACCGCGTGTGGAGTAACACTGACACGAATCATGTAACAGAGAGCGCCGCGATTGTTGCTAAGCTGATTGGTTTCTCCGAGCAAGGAGAGGCTCTCAAAGAGATGTTTGGGCTTAGCTTCACTCCTCCACGCATGAGCCGGAGATCCTTTGGCTGGAGAAATAGCATGGCATCACTCCTATGA
- the LOC116032566 gene encoding epimerase family protein SDR39U1 homolog, chloroplastic — protein MELCRGASAATLAWKTSISPPLHTSQSFPAKGYPKLRIWCLSESVSSQKASQMIVSVTGATGFIGKRLVQRLQEDNHKVRVLTRSRPKAQSIFPEKDFPGIVIAEEPQWKNCIEGSTAVVNLAGMPISTRWSAEVKKEIKESRIRATSKVVDLINNSREEVRPKVLVSATAVGYYGTSETQVFDEQSPSGNDYLAEVCREWEASALKVSKDVRLALIRIGVVLGKDGGALAKMIPLFMMFAGGPLGSGSQWFSWIHIDDLVNLIYEALSNQSYRGVINGTAPNPVKLAEMCDELGSVLGRPSWLPVPDFALKTVLGEGATVVLDGQKVVPARAKELGFSFKYPYVKDALKAIMS, from the exons ATGGAGCTTTGTAGAGGAGCTTCTGCTGCTACCTTGGCTTGGAAAACCTCCATATCTCCTCCTCTTCACACTTCCCAATCCTTCCCT GCAAAAGGGTACCCGAAATTGAGGATTTGGTGTCTCAGTGAATCTGTTTCTTCTCAGAAG GCAAGCCAGATGATTGTATCAGTAACGGGCGCTACTGGATTTATTGGGAAAAGATTGGTACAAAGATTGCAGGAAG ATAACCATAAAGTTCGTGTCCTGACAAGGTCTAGACCAAAAGCTCAATCAATTTTTCCTG AGAAAGACTTCCCAGGAATTGTAATTGCAGAGGAGCCTCAGTGGAAAAACTGCATTGAAGGTTCAACTGCTGTTGTAAACTTGGCTGGAATGCCCATAAGTACAAGATGGTCAGCTGAG gtgaagaaagaaattaaagaaagcaGGATTAGGGCCACATCAAAG GTTGTAGATTTGATAAACAATTCACGAGAAGAAGTTCGTCCTAAAGTTTTGGTTAGTGCAACTGCAGTTGGCTATTATG GTACCAGTGAGACACAAGTATTTGATGAGCAAAGTCCATCAGGAAACGATTACTTGGCCGAG GTTTGTAGAGAATGGGAAGCGAGTGCTCTTAAAGTTAGTAAGGATGTTAGGCTAGCACTTATCCGGATTGGAGTTGTCCTTGGAAAAGATGGTGGTGCTTTAG CTAAAATGATCCCGCTCTTCATGATGTTTGCTGGAGGACCCTTGGGTTCTGGGAGCCAGTG GTTCTCATGGATTCATATTGATGACTTAGTGAACCTCATATATGAGGCTTTATCCAATCAATCATACAGAG GTGTCATTAATGGAACTGCTCCAAATCCTGTAAAGCTGGCAGAAATGTGCGATGAATTGGGATCTGTTTTAGGCCGCCCATCATGGCTCCCAGTACCAGATTTTGCTCTCAAAACCGTTCTTGGTGAAGGCGCCACCGTG GTTTTGGACGGGCAAAAGGTGGTGCCGGCTAGAGCTAAGGAGTTGGGCTTCTCTTTCAAATACCCTTACGTGAAGGATGCCTTGAAAGCAATTATGTCATAA